The Eublepharis macularius isolate TG4126 chromosome 11, MPM_Emac_v1.0, whole genome shotgun sequence genome includes a region encoding these proteins:
- the TMEM106B gene encoding transmembrane protein 106B isoform X1 codes for MVRGLRRRDDMGKSFSLPSHVSREDGGGSSDCMKNGLVHSESHSEDGRGGDVSQFPYVEFTGRDSVTCPTCQGTGRIPRGQENQLVALIPYSDQRLRPRRTKLYVTASVIVCLLLSGLAVFFLFPRSIDVEYIGVKSVYVSYEAPKHIIYLNITNTLNITNNNYYAVEVANITAQVQLSKTVIGKARLNNITHIGPLDMKQIDYMVPAIIQDEMSYIFEFCTLPSIKVHNIVVMMQVTVTTSYFGHSEQISQERYQYVDCGGNTTYQQGQTEYLNVLQPPL; via the exons ATGGTGCGAGGATTGCGGAGGAGGGATG ACATGGGGAAATCCTTTTCATTACCTTCACATGTATCTAGAGAAGATGGAGGTGGTTCATCTGACTGTATGAAGAATGGTTTAGTGCATTCGGAATCACACAGTGAAGATGGAAGAGGTGGAGATGTGTCGCAGTTTCCTTATGTTGAATTTACAGGAAGAGATAGCGTCACGTGTCCCACATGTCAGGGAACAGGGAGAATCCCACGGG GACAAGAGAACCAGCTGGTTGCCCTGATTCCATACAGTGATCAAAGACTGAGGCCAAGAAGAAC AAAGCTCTATGTGACTGCTTCTGTAATTGTATGCTTACTGCTTTCTGGACTGGCAGTATTTTTCTTATTTCCTCGCTCTATTGATGTGGAATATATTGGAGTCAAGTCGGTATATGTCAGCTATGAAGCACCGAAGCAcataatatatttaaatattacG AACACATTGAACATAACGAACAACAATTATTATGCTGTTGAAGTTGCAAACATTACAGCCCAGGTGCAACTTTCAAAGACTGTTATTGGGAAAGCACGGCTGAACAATATTACTCACATTGGCCCACTAGATATGAAACAG aTTGACTACATGGTACCTGCAATTATACAAGATGAAATGAGCTACATATT TGAATTTTGTACCCTACCCTCTATCAAAGTCCATAACATAGTAGTAATGATGCA AGTGACTGTGACAACTTCTTACTTTGGCCATTCTGAACAAATTTCTCAGGAGAGATACCAGTATGTAGACTGTGGTGGAAACACAACGTACCAGCAGGGGCAGACAGAGTATCTAAATGTCCTTCAGCCGCCTCTGTAA
- the TMEM106B gene encoding transmembrane protein 106B isoform X2 — MGKSFSLPSHVSREDGGGSSDCMKNGLVHSESHSEDGRGGDVSQFPYVEFTGRDSVTCPTCQGTGRIPRGQENQLVALIPYSDQRLRPRRTKLYVTASVIVCLLLSGLAVFFLFPRSIDVEYIGVKSVYVSYEAPKHIIYLNITNTLNITNNNYYAVEVANITAQVQLSKTVIGKARLNNITHIGPLDMKQIDYMVPAIIQDEMSYIFEFCTLPSIKVHNIVVMMQVTVTTSYFGHSEQISQERYQYVDCGGNTTYQQGQTEYLNVLQPPL, encoded by the exons ATGGGGAAATCCTTTTCATTACCTTCACATGTATCTAGAGAAGATGGAGGTGGTTCATCTGACTGTATGAAGAATGGTTTAGTGCATTCGGAATCACACAGTGAAGATGGAAGAGGTGGAGATGTGTCGCAGTTTCCTTATGTTGAATTTACAGGAAGAGATAGCGTCACGTGTCCCACATGTCAGGGAACAGGGAGAATCCCACGGG GACAAGAGAACCAGCTGGTTGCCCTGATTCCATACAGTGATCAAAGACTGAGGCCAAGAAGAAC AAAGCTCTATGTGACTGCTTCTGTAATTGTATGCTTACTGCTTTCTGGACTGGCAGTATTTTTCTTATTTCCTCGCTCTATTGATGTGGAATATATTGGAGTCAAGTCGGTATATGTCAGCTATGAAGCACCGAAGCAcataatatatttaaatattacG AACACATTGAACATAACGAACAACAATTATTATGCTGTTGAAGTTGCAAACATTACAGCCCAGGTGCAACTTTCAAAGACTGTTATTGGGAAAGCACGGCTGAACAATATTACTCACATTGGCCCACTAGATATGAAACAG aTTGACTACATGGTACCTGCAATTATACAAGATGAAATGAGCTACATATT TGAATTTTGTACCCTACCCTCTATCAAAGTCCATAACATAGTAGTAATGATGCA AGTGACTGTGACAACTTCTTACTTTGGCCATTCTGAACAAATTTCTCAGGAGAGATACCAGTATGTAGACTGTGGTGGAAACACAACGTACCAGCAGGGGCAGACAGAGTATCTAAATGTCCTTCAGCCGCCTCTGTAA